The sequence AATTTTAGTTTTCGCAGTCAACTACTAGCGGCTTGGTTTCAATCTATGACTACTAGAACTGCTGGTTTTAATAGTATTGAGATTGGCAGCATGACAACAGCAGGACTATTTATTACTATTGCTCTTATGTTCGTGGGGGCAAGTCCTGGTGGTACTGGGGGAGGCATGAAAACTACAACGATTCGAGTACTTAGTAGTTGTACAAAATCAATTCTTCAAGGAAAGGAAGAAGTTCTACTTTACGAGCGTCGTATTGCCGTATCTTTAATATTAAAAGCCGTTGGCGTGATAGTGGGTTCTGTCACTGTTGTAATTATTTGTACGATTTTAATCTCTCTTACAGACCCAGTATTTGATTTTATTCAAATATTGTTTGAAGTTGTTTCTGCTTATGCAACCGTAGGTCTTTCTACAGGAATAACTAGCAAATTCTCTATCTGGGGTAAGTTGATATTAATTTTAACTATGTATATGGGGAGAGTCGGCGTTTTACTGCTGATGTCCGCAGTACTTGGCGACCCCAAACCTACTCAAATTCACTACCCAGAAGAGGATTTACTTGTAGGGTAAGTTTGTTGCAAAATTAGCGGTTTACAGTTGTATAATATTCTGGAAAACTATAACTGTAAATCGCTAAAGGTTGATTTATTATTGTTATTGAGCTAGATAATATTTATATGTAGAAAAGAAACTCAATTTTAGCAAGTATTTACAATTAAGCTGGAATGATAAAATAAGTACAATCGGGTAAAAAAATTATAATATTTATTTATAATGTATTTATTATGACCGATTTCTGAAGCTATATAAAAGCTGTAATAATTAAGGATAAAAATAGTGAATCTGTCCTCGTTAGGGTTTTTTCGTACTTTAAACAAAACCAATCAGCAGTTTGCAGTAATTGGTTTAGGACGTTTTGGTCGTTCTGTTTGCTCGACTTTGCACAAATTGGGTTATGAAGTACTAGCAACAGATATTGAAGAAAAGCGGGTATCCCAAGCCCTGACAGAAGAAATTACCGGTCATGCTTTACAATTAGACTCAACAGAACCAGGCGCACTCAAAGAAGCAGGTATTTTTGAGTTTGACACGGTAATTATCGCAATTGGTAATTATATTCAAGAAAGTATTATCACCACTTTAAATGTCAAAGAAGGTGGTGTAAAAAATGTGGTAGCTAAAGCTTCTAGCGAAGTTCACTGTAAGTTGCTGCGAAAAGTTGGTGCAGACAGAGTTGTTTTTCCCGAACATGAAGCCGGTTGCGCTTTAGCACAAACACTTACAAAGCCTGCTATCTTAGATACCTTTGACCTCGACCCCGATAACAGTATCGTTGAAATAGCAATACCCGAAGAATTTAATGGTAAAACCGTTGCCGAACTACAGCTTCGCAATCGTTATGGTTTGAACGTATTAGCTATCAGCAACAAAACCAATGGTGGTGCTGATGAAAAATTTATCATCAATCCAGACCCCCACAAACGTCTTGAAAAAGGTTCTGCAATGGTAGTAATTGGTCACAATAAGGACATAGATCGCTTACCAATTTAAAATTTACCAGTAAAAAGTTTTAGCTATCATTAAAATTATCAAAAACCCGGTTTTTATCAACTGGGTTTTTTGACTTTTACCCATTACCCATTACCAATTACCCATTACCAATTACCCATTACCAATTACCAATTACCCATAAGCTTCCCAAGCTAAATCGATCAATCCGTCCAAAATTGCTGCTGCTACCGTAGCGCCTCCTTTTCTACTTTTAATGGTTATATTTGGTATGGAAAATTCTTTTAAACTTTTTTTGATTCCATCAATATTAATAAACTGCGGTGGTGTAGCAATGATTAAAACAGGTCTAATTTTTTCGGCTTCAATCAACTCCATCAAGCTTATCAAAGCCGTTGCTGCTTGCCCTACTACAAATATTCCCTCTGGATAGCGCTTAACTAAAGTTTCCATACCCCAAGCCGCACGAGTTTTACCTTGCTGGGGTCTGGTTTGGGCTTCAACGGCACAGTAAACTGGATTTGCAAAAGTATTTTGTACTGTTTGAGCAATACCTACTTGTACTTTTGGATTGTCTACAACAACCGTACTGCGTGATGCCAAGGCAGCAGCTGAAGCCTGCAAAGCCCGATCTGAAAATTCGATTATTGATTTATATTCAAAGTCACCCGTAGCGTAAATGACTCTTCTAATAATTTCGTACTCTGCGGGTGAAAAATGAGTATCGTCATTTTTAGAAGCATTCTCCGGCGAATGCATCGAAGCCAAAAAACCACCAATTTCTTTATCTATGCTTGATAGACTTTGAGCGTCCGTTATGTGCCATTCCATTCTCTACTTCCCTGAAACTATCCATCGATCAATTTTCACCCATAGGGGGTTGATTATCAATCTTGGCAGTTTAACTGTAAGCCCATAAAAACGAAATTAAGAGTCAAAAGTTAAACTCTTAACTCCTAACTCTTAACTTCCAAGTGATATAGTTTCCGTTTATATCGGGATTATTTCATTTTCTATTCTTCTTTTTTATCTCCTCTGCTTCTGGCGCGGTTTTTTATGATTCCAACAAAACCAAATTTGATGTAATTTATGTTTCAGAAGGAGTTGAATTACCGAGAATAGGAGTCAAGTAAGCAACCAAAACTCCAATTAAGAAACCGGAAATATTACGAACTAGAGGCAACCAATCGGAGGTACGAGTCACTACAGGACCAATTCCGAAAGCAAGGAACAAAATTCCCCACAAAGGAGAAAATATTAAAGCCCATTGCCAAGCGACAACTTGCCCCTCTTCCCTTGGCTGAGCGGCAAAACCACAAATAACTCCACCGATAACCGAAGTAATTAAGGTCAGAATCCACTGCTCTCGCGGCAAACCAGGAACGACATTGCAACCACCTTGACGCAAACAATTTTCTACAGTGTGTAAAGCTTGAATAATAGCTTGGTCTTCACCTTTTTCCCGTACAAAATATAAGTTACCGAAACGAGTTTGCAGTTCTATCCAGAAAGTACGCGGTAACAATTCATAAACATCATCCCCAACCGCAAAACTGAGAATATTACCACCACGGGAATCGGCAACCAGTAAAATACTATGGTCGTTTAAACCCCAAAACTTAATTACCGCTCTACCTGGGGTTCTGTCGTACTGAGTGAGTACTCGCAACTGCCAACCAGTTTCCTCTTCAAAATCGTAAAGTTCCTGAACTAAATTTTGTTCTTGAACAACATTCAAAGATTTTCCTAAATCTACAACTGGTGTAAATTCGTCCGGCAACAACTCTGGATTGTCGTAAGCATAGGCAGAACTCGTATGTGTCGTCCAAATCGAGCCAGCTAAAAGTAATACCGTACAAAAGGTGAAGAATCTTCGCCACAAACTATTATGCATGAGCTTTTTATATAAATTTCAACACTGAAATTAAGCAAATTGTTTCAAAAGGCAAGAAAAAATATGATGTTTCTTTACACTTTGTAACCTTATTCTAATTTATTTTACATTCATCTCAGCATTACGTTCGCATCCGATGATAAATTATTCACCTGCTTCAACCTTTGCGAGCAAACTCTTTTTGAATGGAACATATGTATCGTTTTGCTAAGATGGCTTAACCAGAATACCCAAATCGTCTCGATCCCTAGCGATCGCGAAAAAATCTAGAAGGTGAGGAGAATGTCTAAATATTTAGCTGGCAAAAGACCATCTGCGAAGCAGTTGAATGAATGGATTGAGTTTTTTCATGCTAATGGTTTTTTAGTAATTCCTAATGTTTTACAACCCGAGCAATGTCAGCTTTTAAGGAATGATTTAGAGTCAGCTATCAAAAAAACTCAAACTGAAAATTATCATCCTTTAAAGAAAAAGATGATGATGAAAAGAATGTTTGAGCATTCCAAAAATAATTTGGATTTATTTGCTTTAGAGCCAATTGTGACATTTGCAGAAAATTTGATTGGTGGAGCAAACGGTGTTGGTTATTCCATAGAGGAGGGAGTTCCCAACGCTAATGCTATTCATGTTATCCACAATAACTCTTTTACAGTTCCGGCTCAAACCGATGGATTGGCTCAAAACAAATGGCATCAGGATGATACACCACACGTTCTTTCTCTCGATGGCAAACCGCTAACTAATATTCGCTTAAATGTTCTAGCATTTACAGTTAACTATTATTTGACAGATGTTTTATCTGTGGAAAATGGGCCAACCCAAGTGATTCCGGAATCGCATTTATTTGGTAAGTTATGCGATGGTGATATTTCTGGTTATGAAGATAGAATTCATAGCTGCTTGGGAGGCATGGGTAGTGCAGTCTGTTTCAATAATCAAGTTTGGCATAGAGGTTCGAGAAACTCGTCTTTTAGTACCCGCTACATTACACAAATTACCTATGGAAAAAGATTAGTTGGACATAAATACGCACCATTTATGAATTATCAAATGCCCAGTCATTGCTATGAAGGAGCAGATACAAGATTGAAGCAACTTTTGGGATTTTTGCCTAATGGTGCTTATGGATAACTGCTTATTCCTCACTACTCATACTCCGAACTAAAATCACCGTACAATCAACCCCCGAGGCAATTGCTTCTGGAATATTGCCATTAATTGCTTGCTGTAACATTCCCTCGCCGGAAGCACCTAAAACTACTACATCGAAGTTTCCTGTTTTAACTAAGTTAATTATGCCTTCGGGTACGGAATGGGCTTTGATGTGAACCGCATTGATTTTATTAGATAGCTTGTATCTATCAATAAGCAGGCGCTTAGCTGCTTGCAGTACTTTGACATCTATTTGAGCTTCCGATGAAAAAACTTGTGTCAGACGAATTTCTAATTTTTGAGTGTAAGTAGCTAAAGCAGGCAATAATTTCAGCGCAATTTTGGAATTTGGACCACCAGCCATTGGTACTAAACAGCGTTTGAAGTTTATTGGGTTTGAAGAATTGCCTAATTTTACCAGCAATAATTCACAGGTAGCTTGACGAATTATCGTATCTACAACATTACCAAAGATGCGTCCGGGGGTATGAGTACTGCCTTTCC comes from Rivularia sp. PCC 7116 and encodes:
- a CDS encoding TPM domain-containing protein — protein: MHNSLWRRFFTFCTVLLLAGSIWTTHTSSAYAYDNPELLPDEFTPVVDLGKSLNVVQEQNLVQELYDFEEETGWQLRVLTQYDRTPGRAVIKFWGLNDHSILLVADSRGGNILSFAVGDDVYELLPRTFWIELQTRFGNLYFVREKGEDQAIIQALHTVENCLRQGGCNVVPGLPREQWILTLITSVIGGVICGFAAQPREEGQVVAWQWALIFSPLWGILFLAFGIGPVVTRTSDWLPLVRNISGFLIGVLVAYLTPILGNSTPSET
- a CDS encoding TrkA family potassium uptake protein, producing the protein MNLSSLGFFRTLNKTNQQFAVIGLGRFGRSVCSTLHKLGYEVLATDIEEKRVSQALTEEITGHALQLDSTEPGALKEAGIFEFDTVIIAIGNYIQESIITTLNVKEGGVKNVVAKASSEVHCKLLRKVGADRVVFPEHEAGCALAQTLTKPAILDTFDLDPDNSIVEIAIPEEFNGKTVAELQLRNRYGLNVLAISNKTNGGADEKFIINPDPHKRLEKGSAMVVIGHNKDIDRLPI
- a CDS encoding precorrin-8X methylmutase, yielding MEWHITDAQSLSSIDKEIGGFLASMHSPENASKNDDTHFSPAEYEIIRRVIYATGDFEYKSIIEFSDRALQASAAALASRSTVVVDNPKVQVGIAQTVQNTFANPVYCAVEAQTRPQQGKTRAAWGMETLVKRYPEGIFVVGQAATALISLMELIEAEKIRPVLIIATPPQFINIDGIKKSLKEFSIPNITIKSRKGGATVAAAILDGLIDLAWEAYG
- a CDS encoding phytanoyl-CoA dioxygenase family protein produces the protein MSKYLAGKRPSAKQLNEWIEFFHANGFLVIPNVLQPEQCQLLRNDLESAIKKTQTENYHPLKKKMMMKRMFEHSKNNLDLFALEPIVTFAENLIGGANGVGYSIEEGVPNANAIHVIHNNSFTVPAQTDGLAQNKWHQDDTPHVLSLDGKPLTNIRLNVLAFTVNYYLTDVLSVENGPTQVIPESHLFGKLCDGDISGYEDRIHSCLGGMGSAVCFNNQVWHRGSRNSSFSTRYITQITYGKRLVGHKYAPFMNYQMPSHCYEGADTRLKQLLGFLPNGAYG